In Gemmatimonadaceae bacterium, the following proteins share a genomic window:
- a CDS encoding L-lactate permease — MPWSQSYDPLHGPLSTLAAATPLVVLLGLLAMRRVPAYAAALCGLGMALAVAIGVIGMPVDMASRAALLGAAYGLLPIGWIVLNVMFLYRLTADRGVFVALQRGITGITDDRRLQLLLIAFCFGAFFEGAAGFGTPVAVTGAILIGLGFPPFEASALSLIANTAPVAFGALGTPIIALQGVSGLDLNALSAMVGRQLPFFSLIVPFWLMAAYSGLRGVREVWPALLVAGVSFAVPQFLVSNYHGPWLVDIVAAGCSMVCVALFLKVWKPRRGATVTVPPASDAEPVSVTPFRIAVLPWVILTVIVFAWGTPQVKGFLNHLSAPTFAMPGLDKMVLRVPPVLAKPTPEPAVFLFNWLSASGTAILLTAIVSGLVLRYSITEMIRQYAATCAMIWRSLLTIAAMLALGYTTRYSGEDAILGLAFAHTGVMYPFFAAMLGWLGVALTGSDTSSNVLFGSLQRITAQRLGLSPVLMAAANSSGGVMGKMIDAQSIVVASTATRWEGHEWRILRFVFFHSIALASLVGLLVLAQQYWWPWMLVR, encoded by the coding sequence ATGCCTTGGTCGCAAAGCTACGATCCACTGCACGGACCGCTGTCGACGCTCGCGGCGGCGACTCCACTCGTCGTCTTGCTTGGACTACTCGCAATGCGGCGTGTTCCCGCGTACGCGGCGGCGCTTTGCGGTTTGGGGATGGCGCTCGCCGTGGCGATCGGTGTCATCGGCATGCCGGTCGACATGGCGTCGCGCGCCGCGCTGCTCGGCGCGGCATACGGATTGTTGCCGATCGGTTGGATCGTGCTGAACGTGATGTTCCTCTATCGCCTCACCGCGGACCGCGGCGTGTTCGTGGCGCTACAGCGGGGCATCACCGGCATTACCGACGACCGGCGACTGCAATTACTGCTGATCGCGTTCTGCTTCGGTGCGTTTTTCGAGGGAGCAGCGGGATTTGGAACACCGGTGGCCGTCACCGGCGCCATTCTCATCGGCCTTGGATTTCCACCATTCGAAGCGTCGGCGTTGTCGCTCATCGCCAACACCGCACCTGTCGCCTTCGGCGCACTCGGCACGCCGATCATCGCGCTGCAAGGAGTCTCTGGTCTCGACCTCAATGCATTGAGCGCGATGGTCGGGCGGCAGTTGCCCTTCTTCTCGCTCATCGTGCCGTTCTGGTTGATGGCGGCGTACTCGGGGCTTCGCGGCGTGCGCGAAGTGTGGCCGGCGCTGCTCGTGGCGGGCGTGTCGTTCGCGGTGCCGCAATTCCTCGTGTCGAACTATCACGGGCCGTGGCTCGTGGACATCGTGGCGGCCGGATGCTCGATGGTGTGCGTCGCGTTGTTCCTGAAAGTTTGGAAGCCGCGGCGCGGCGCGACGGTGACTGTGCCGCCGGCGAGCGACGCCGAACCAGTGAGTGTCACGCCGTTCCGCATCGCCGTGCTGCCGTGGGTGATTCTCACGGTCATCGTGTTCGCGTGGGGCACGCCACAGGTGAAGGGGTTTCTCAATCACCTGTCCGCGCCGACGTTCGCGATGCCCGGTCTCGACAAGATGGTGCTGCGCGTCCCCCCGGTATTGGCCAAGCCGACCCCCGAGCCGGCGGTGTTCCTGTTCAACTGGCTGTCGGCGTCCGGCACGGCGATTCTTCTCACCGCCATCGTGTCGGGATTAGTGTTACGATATTCAATAACTGAGATGATCCGCCAATACGCCGCGACGTGCGCCATGATCTGGCGGTCGCTCCTCACCATCGCGGCGATGCTTGCCCTCGGGTACACGACACGCTACTCGGGCGAGGACGCGATTCTCGGCCTGGCCTTCGCGCACACCGGCGTCATGTATCCCTTCTTCGCCGCGATGCTCGGCTGGCTCGGCGTGGCGCTCACCGGAAGCGACACGTCATCGAACGTGTTGTTCGGCAGTCTACAGCGCATCACCGCCCAGCGGTTGGGTCTGAGTCCGGTGTTGATGGCGGCGGCGAACAGCTCGGGCGGCGTGATGGGAAAGATGATCGACGCGCAGAGCATCGTCGTCGCGAGCACCGCGACACGGTGGGAGGGACACGAGTGGCGCATCCTGCGCTTCGTGTTCTTCCACTCGATCGCGCTGGCGTCGCTCGTCGGGCTCCTGGTGCTCGCGCAGCAGTACTGGTGGCCGTGGATGTTGGTTCGCTGA
- a CDS encoding YceI family protein — protein MNTLLMVVCLIVPPGPVREFRIDAGHSEVGFSIGFLGHPVHGRFDDVRGTITYAEGSPAANGVAVVIAAPSVSTGSAHRDEHLRSPDFFDVSRYPVITFHSTGIVARGKEFVATGPLTMHGITRTVAIAFEQTQPLLADPHGTDLVFFSGTLRLARKDFGILGGSRYNSWFDELRSATMADSVDITLEITGYDHVPARIPRYTDELERIDAGGIAAVLMRIHSIGADTLRSQAWDIEEVARLLQSRGRSADGLALLEAMTARLDGDATMHAALARAYEVAGKPELAVEQTRRALALDSLDTRAIELERRLRPRPTPR, from the coding sequence ATGAATACACTTTTGATGGTCGTGTGTCTCATCGTCCCGCCGGGCCCGGTTCGCGAATTTCGCATCGACGCCGGACACTCCGAGGTCGGGTTCTCCATCGGGTTCCTCGGCCATCCAGTCCACGGCCGCTTCGACGACGTCCGCGGCACGATCACGTACGCCGAAGGCAGTCCCGCGGCGAACGGAGTAGCGGTCGTCATCGCGGCCCCGAGCGTTTCGACGGGGTCAGCCCATCGCGACGAACATCTTCGCAGCCCCGATTTCTTCGACGTGTCGCGCTATCCGGTCATCACCTTTCACAGCACCGGCATCGTTGCGCGCGGGAAGGAATTCGTCGCCACGGGGCCGCTGACGATGCACGGCATCACGCGCACGGTTGCCATTGCCTTCGAGCAAACGCAGCCGCTGCTCGCCGACCCGCACGGTACTGATCTCGTATTTTTCAGCGGCACGCTCCGCCTGGCGCGCAAGGACTTCGGCATCCTCGGCGGCAGCAGGTACAACAGCTGGTTCGACGAGCTGCGCAGCGCGACCATGGCCGATAGCGTCGACATCACCCTCGAAATTACCGGCTACGATCACGTTCCCGCTCGGATACCGCGCTACACCGATGAGTTGGAGCGGATTGACGCCGGCGGAATCGCCGCGGTGCTCATGCGCATTCACTCGATCGGCGCCGACACGCTCCGCTCGCAAGCGTGGGACATCGAAGAGGTCGCACGCCTGTTGCAGAGCCGCGGACGCTCGGCCGATGGTCTCGCGCTGCTCGAGGCAATGACGGCGCGCCTCGACGGCGACGCCACGATGCACGCCGCGCTTGCGCGAGCGTATGAAGTGGCGGGCAAACCGGAGCTCGCCGTCGAGCAGACACGCCGCGCGCTCGCGCTGGATTCGCTCGATACCCGCGCCATCGAGCTCGAGCGCCGGCTTCGGCCGCGCCCAACCCCTCGTTGA
- a CDS encoding sigma-70 family RNA polymerase sigma factor, translating into MPASSPADLVARARTGDPDALTALYATFGDSLMALAFRLTASRADAEDVLHDVFLGLPEALRRYEERGSLESWLKRITARVALSRLRARTRQGEIDLPDDLPLGEPSAPDRLADFVAVREAIETLPHSLRTVVVLRELEGYSHSEIAELLGISTNASEVRLHRAIRALRSLLGVKP; encoded by the coding sequence ATGCCAGCGTCCTCGCCAGCGGATCTCGTCGCACGTGCGCGAACAGGCGACCCCGATGCGCTGACCGCGCTTTACGCGACCTTCGGCGATTCACTGATGGCGCTCGCGTTTCGCCTCACGGCGTCGCGCGCCGACGCCGAGGACGTGCTGCACGACGTCTTTCTTGGGCTTCCCGAAGCGTTGCGGCGCTACGAGGAGCGCGGTTCGCTCGAGTCATGGCTCAAGCGAATTACCGCGCGCGTCGCCTTGTCGCGATTGCGCGCACGAACGCGCCAAGGCGAGATCGATCTTCCAGACGATTTGCCACTCGGCGAACCCTCGGCACCAGATCGGTTGGCCGATTTCGTCGCGGTACGAGAAGCGATCGAAACGCTGCCGCACTCGCTGCGAACCGTGGTCGTGCTTCGCGAGCTCGAGGGATACTCACACAGCGAGATCGCCGAGTTGCTCGGCATCAGTACGAATGCATCAGAGGTGCGCCTGCATCGCGCGATCCGCGCGCTGCGTTCGCTGCTCGGAGTCAAACCATGA
- a CDS encoding serine/threonine-protein kinase, giving the protein MSPASFLVDPYADTLEMPIAGALETVPADWEREQIINHLGAQYQVVREIGRGGMGVVFLARDIALHRLVAVKVLRYEFASSEEHRERFRREARMTARLSHSNIVPVHTFGEADDFVYIVMKYVHGQSLAERMRRDRKLPAGDVRRILRDLAQALDSAHQDGVVHRDLKAENILLEGASGRAMLTDFGVALLRSLDPVRADSSRAFGTPHYMSPEQAAGELDIDGRSDLYSVGVLGYYMLSGRLPFEAHSFEALAAKHIAETHTPLAELEPRAPEALCEIVEQCLQKDRQARFRNAHELATALEALPVKRRWLSRAAHATGGLFRTSVAAELTLVAAVVKAAFRWTMI; this is encoded by the coding sequence ATGAGTCCCGCGTCTTTCCTCGTCGACCCCTACGCTGACACGCTCGAGATGCCGATTGCCGGCGCGCTCGAGACCGTGCCGGCCGACTGGGAGCGCGAGCAAATCATCAATCATCTTGGCGCCCAGTATCAGGTCGTTCGCGAGATCGGTCGCGGCGGCATGGGCGTTGTTTTTCTTGCGCGCGACATCGCGCTGCATCGGCTCGTGGCCGTCAAGGTGCTGCGGTACGAATTCGCGTCGTCCGAGGAGCATCGCGAGCGCTTCCGTCGCGAAGCGCGGATGACGGCGCGCCTGAGCCATTCGAACATCGTTCCGGTGCACACCTTCGGCGAAGCCGACGACTTCGTGTACATCGTGATGAAGTACGTGCACGGCCAGTCGCTGGCCGAGCGCATGCGGCGCGACCGGAAGCTCCCTGCCGGTGACGTGCGGCGCATCCTCCGCGATCTGGCGCAGGCGCTGGACTCCGCGCATCAGGACGGCGTCGTTCACCGCGATCTCAAGGCCGAGAACATCCTCCTCGAGGGTGCGAGCGGCCGTGCCATGCTCACCGATTTTGGAGTAGCGCTCCTTCGTTCCCTCGATCCGGTGCGTGCCGATTCGTCGCGCGCCTTCGGGACGCCGCATTACATGTCGCCTGAACAGGCGGCCGGCGAGCTCGATATCGACGGCCGCAGCGATCTCTATTCGGTCGGTGTGCTTGGCTATTACATGCTCTCGGGCCGATTGCCGTTCGAGGCGCACAGCTTCGAGGCGCTGGCGGCGAAGCACATCGCGGAGACACACACGCCGCTCGCCGAGCTCGAGCCTCGCGCGCCGGAGGCGCTGTGCGAGATCGTCGAGCAATGCCTGCAGAAGGACCGGCAGGCGCGTTTCCGTAACGCGCACGAGTTGGCCACGGCGCTGGAAGCCCTGCCGGTGAAGCGGCGGTGGCTGAGCCGCGCCGCGCATGCGACGGGCGGTCTGTTTCGCACGAGCGTCGCCGCCGAGCTGACGTTGGTGGCCGCCGTCGTGAAGGCGGCGTTCCGGTGGACGATGATCTGA
- a CDS encoding heavy metal translocating P-type ATPase has product MSNRTTITLPIGGMTCAACQARVQRALTKADGVSEASVNLMTNSASVTYDDAATTPDRLVAVVRSVGYEADVPAAPLSAMESQRELDDERDAEYRALRIRAGVTFAIGIAAMFAPMTVPVWRVLLVATTIVMAWAGRDFYVRAARALRHGSADMNTLISVGTGAAYLFSLVATLDPGLFERHGVKPEVYYEAVILIIAFILAGRALEARAKARTSRALSRLIDLQPQLARVIVGGVEREVAVSSVRLGDTISVRPGERIPVDADVVEGESAVDESMLTGESMPVTKTTDDRVFGGTINRTGAFRARAAALGEQSALARIVKLMRDAQATRAPIQNLADRVSAVFVPTVMTIALVTFVAWLAIGGTQTIGHAIAASVSVLIIACPCAMGLAVPTAVMVATGKGAELGLLIKGGEALERAGKIDTVFLDKTGTVTEGQPSVVSVIPATGVDEGTVLTIAAAAERWSEHPIAHAISRQARELGLAQPESSDFVSLTGSGVSARVDGRLVTVGRESHDTLAPIVDRLAGDGVTAVSVLRDGAPIGVIGVADRLRATSAAGIARLHAIGVRVVMLTGDNARTAEAIARSAGIDEVRARLMPADKVAEIERRQREGAGHVTAMVGDGINDAPALAQADIGVAIGTGTDIAIEASDVTLMRPDLGAVADAITLSRRTMRTMRENLFWAFAYNVIGIPLAAGVLYPRFGILLNPVIASGAMALSSVSVLTNSLRLRRWRPA; this is encoded by the coding sequence ATGAGCAATCGAACCACGATCACGCTTCCCATCGGCGGCATGACCTGCGCGGCGTGTCAGGCGCGCGTGCAGCGCGCGCTCACGAAGGCCGACGGCGTGAGCGAGGCCTCCGTCAACCTGATGACGAATAGCGCGAGCGTCACCTACGACGACGCCGCAACGACTCCCGACCGTCTCGTGGCCGTGGTGCGTTCCGTCGGCTACGAGGCCGACGTGCCGGCAGCCCCGCTCAGCGCGATGGAGTCACAGCGTGAGCTCGACGACGAACGCGACGCGGAATATCGCGCGCTGCGCATTCGGGCCGGCGTCACATTCGCCATTGGGATCGCCGCCATGTTCGCGCCGATGACCGTGCCGGTGTGGCGCGTGCTGCTCGTGGCGACGACGATCGTCATGGCGTGGGCGGGGCGCGACTTCTACGTACGCGCCGCGCGAGCGTTGCGACACGGCAGCGCCGATATGAATACGCTCATCAGCGTCGGAACGGGAGCCGCATATCTGTTCTCGCTCGTCGCGACGCTCGATCCCGGCCTGTTCGAGCGTCATGGTGTGAAACCCGAGGTGTACTACGAAGCGGTCATTCTGATCATTGCGTTCATTCTCGCGGGGCGTGCGCTCGAGGCGCGGGCAAAGGCTCGAACGTCGCGCGCGCTCAGCCGGCTGATCGACCTGCAACCACAACTGGCGCGCGTGATCGTCGGCGGCGTCGAGCGCGAAGTCGCCGTGTCCAGCGTCCGGCTCGGCGACACGATCAGCGTGCGGCCGGGCGAGCGCATTCCGGTAGACGCGGATGTGGTCGAGGGTGAGAGCGCGGTGGATGAGTCGATGCTCACCGGTGAATCGATGCCGGTGACGAAGACGACGGACGATCGCGTGTTCGGCGGCACGATCAATCGCACCGGCGCGTTCCGCGCGCGCGCCGCGGCGCTTGGCGAGCAGAGTGCGTTGGCGCGCATCGTCAAGTTGATGCGCGATGCGCAGGCGACGCGCGCGCCGATCCAGAATTTGGCCGATCGCGTGAGCGCGGTATTCGTGCCGACGGTCATGACCATCGCGCTGGTCACGTTCGTTGCGTGGCTGGCGATCGGTGGCACACAGACCATCGGGCACGCGATCGCGGCGAGTGTGTCCGTGTTGATCATTGCCTGCCCGTGCGCGATGGGCCTGGCCGTGCCCACGGCCGTGATGGTCGCAACGGGCAAAGGTGCCGAGCTCGGGTTGCTGATCAAAGGTGGTGAGGCGCTCGAGCGCGCGGGGAAGATCGACACCGTGTTCCTCGACAAGACGGGAACGGTGACGGAAGGTCAGCCGTCCGTCGTCTCGGTGATTCCAGCAACCGGCGTGGACGAAGGAACCGTGCTGACGATCGCGGCCGCGGCGGAGCGGTGGTCCGAACATCCCATCGCTCATGCGATATCCCGTCAGGCGCGCGAGCTTGGTTTGGCGCAGCCTGAATCGAGTGACTTCGTATCGCTCACGGGCAGCGGCGTCAGCGCGCGCGTCGATGGGCGATTGGTTACTGTTGGGCGCGAATCACATGATACGCTCGCGCCGATCGTCGATCGTCTCGCGGGTGATGGGGTCACGGCCGTGAGCGTGCTGCGTGACGGTGCGCCGATCGGCGTGATCGGCGTCGCCGATCGACTGCGTGCAACGTCGGCGGCCGGCATCGCGCGCTTGCATGCGATCGGCGTGCGAGTGGTGATGTTGACCGGAGACAACGCGCGCACCGCCGAAGCGATCGCTCGTTCGGCGGGCATCGATGAAGTGCGGGCGCGTCTGATGCCCGCCGACAAGGTGGCCGAGATCGAGCGGCGTCAGCGCGAAGGCGCGGGTCATGTGACGGCGATGGTCGGCGACGGCATCAATGACGCGCCGGCGCTCGCGCAGGCGGACATCGGCGTCGCGATCGGCACGGGCACCGACATCGCGATCGAAGCGAGCGACGTCACGCTGATGCGCCCGGATTTGGGCGCGGTCGCGGACGCGATCACGCTCTCGCGCCGGACGATGCGCACGATGCGCGAGAATCTGTTTTGGGCATTTGCGTACAACGTGATCGGCATTCCGCTCGCGGCGGGCGTGTTGTATCCGCGCTTCGGCATTCTGCTCAACCCGGTCATCGCGAGCGGTGCCATGGCGCTCAGTTCCGTGAGTGTGCTCACCAACAGTCTGCGACTTCGTCGCTGGAGGCCGGCATGA
- a CDS encoding metal-sensitive transcriptional regulator — protein MSRKAVAVDAPARERNLKRLRRIEGQIRGIQKMVEEDRYCADVMTQISSVHEALRSVGRELMRNHLRHCATTAIKAGAEDADAMYDELVEMMYRHAR, from the coding sequence ATGAGCCGAAAGGCGGTCGCCGTGGACGCCCCGGCACGCGAGCGAAACCTGAAGCGCTTGCGGCGCATCGAGGGACAGATTCGCGGCATTCAGAAAATGGTGGAAGAGGATCGATATTGCGCCGACGTTATGACGCAGATTTCATCGGTCCACGAAGCGTTGCGTTCGGTGGGGCGCGAGCTCATGCGCAATCACTTGCGCCATTGCGCCACCACAGCGATCAAGGCTGGTGCGGAAGACGCCGACGCGATGTACGATGAGCTGGTCGAGATGATGTACCGACATGCCCGCTGA
- a CDS encoding histidine phosphatase family protein, whose translation MRYLSSLLLVLAAALAIPVTARAQQPSSTVVVLVRHAEKAATPADDPPLTREGEARALALWTTLRYSGVDAAITTNFARTRMTAAPTIAERGITPEVLQARNPNHVQEVVAAIKRYSGHTVLVVGHSNTVPAIIAALGAEQPSNICDETYDDLFIVTLRDGRKPELVHGRYGAPSPVATCASMK comes from the coding sequence ATGAGATACCTATCGTCGCTTCTTCTCGTCCTGGCCGCCGCGCTCGCGATTCCCGTCACGGCCCGGGCACAGCAACCGTCGAGCACCGTCGTCGTTCTCGTGCGCCACGCTGAAAAGGCGGCGACGCCGGCCGATGATCCACCGCTCACGCGCGAGGGCGAAGCGCGCGCGCTCGCGCTGTGGACGACGTTACGCTATTCGGGCGTCGATGCCGCGATCACGACCAATTTCGCCCGCACGCGAATGACGGCCGCGCCAACCATTGCCGAGCGTGGAATCACGCCCGAGGTCTTGCAGGCGCGCAATCCGAATCACGTGCAGGAAGTCGTGGCGGCGATCAAGCGGTACAGCGGCCACACCGTGCTCGTGGTCGGTCATTCGAACACCGTGCCCGCGATCATCGCCGCGCTTGGCGCTGAACAACCATCGAACATCTGCGACGAGACCTACGACGACCTGTTCATCGTGACGCTGCGGGACGGACGCAAACCCGAGCTGGTGCACGGCCGCTACGGCGCGCCGTCGCCCGTGGCGACGTGCGCGTCGATGAAGTAG
- a CDS encoding FAD-dependent oxidoreductase codes for MKEQNTNPGGETASVWMGTFDVPTFPALGGNARTDVCVIGAGIAGLSTAYMLLKAGKKVIVLDDGPLGGGESGRTTAHLANAMDDRIYVLEHVHGEDGARRIVQSHGAAIDRIEQIVRDEKIDCDFERLDGYLFLGGADTETVLDEELAAAQRAGISGVQKLPAIPNLSFDSGPCLRFPNQAQFHILKYLAGVAQAIVRGGGRIYCDTHVAGVEGGAPCKVETDNKHTITCDAVCVCTNSPITDMYRTHTKQAPYRTYVVSLVVPRGSVPTGLYWDTPDPYHYVRLQRLDEPAPGVLTGDQLYDALIVGGEDHKTMHADDAEERWDRLEQWTRRRFPEAREVIYKWSGQVFEPNDFIAFIGRNPDGAENVYIATGDSGQGMTHGTIAGMLLTDMITGRLNDWETLYDPHRVSLRARPIEQFVKENADVALQYVKDYLRPDPTDANDLTPGEGRVVRRGVHKIAAYRDDDGELHECSAVCTHLKCIVGWNSAEKTWDCPCHGSRFDPYGKVITGPALTDLEKVSE; via the coding sequence ATGAAAGAGCAGAACACCAATCCCGGCGGCGAAACGGCGTCTGTATGGATGGGAACGTTCGACGTTCCCACCTTTCCCGCACTCGGCGGCAACGCGCGCACGGACGTATGTGTCATCGGTGCCGGCATCGCCGGGTTGTCCACGGCGTACATGCTTCTCAAGGCTGGAAAGAAGGTCATCGTCCTCGATGACGGGCCGCTGGGCGGCGGCGAGTCCGGCCGAACGACGGCGCATCTCGCCAACGCGATGGACGATCGCATCTACGTGCTCGAGCACGTGCACGGCGAGGATGGCGCACGGCGCATCGTGCAAAGTCACGGCGCCGCGATCGATCGCATCGAGCAGATCGTGCGCGACGAGAAAATCGACTGCGACTTCGAGCGCCTCGATGGCTACTTGTTTCTCGGCGGCGCCGACACCGAAACCGTGCTCGATGAAGAGCTCGCGGCCGCGCAACGTGCCGGCATTTCCGGCGTCCAGAAGCTGCCGGCGATTCCAAATCTGTCGTTCGACAGCGGGCCGTGTCTCCGCTTTCCGAACCAGGCACAGTTTCACATTCTCAAATACCTCGCCGGCGTGGCGCAGGCGATCGTCCGCGGCGGCGGCCGCATTTACTGCGATACGCATGTCGCGGGCGTCGAGGGCGGCGCGCCGTGCAAGGTCGAGACGGACAACAAACACACCATCACCTGCGATGCCGTGTGCGTGTGCACGAACTCGCCGATCACGGACATGTACCGCACGCACACGAAGCAGGCTCCCTATCGCACCTATGTGGTTTCGCTCGTCGTTCCGCGCGGCTCCGTTCCGACGGGTCTCTATTGGGACACGCCGGACCCGTACCACTACGTGCGCTTGCAGCGGTTGGATGAGCCGGCGCCGGGCGTCCTCACGGGCGACCAACTGTACGACGCGTTGATCGTCGGCGGAGAAGACCACAAAACCATGCACGCCGACGATGCCGAAGAACGCTGGGACCGCCTCGAGCAGTGGACGCGGCGGCGATTCCCCGAGGCGCGTGAAGTCATCTACAAATGGTCCGGCCAGGTCTTCGAGCCGAACGATTTCATCGCCTTCATCGGCCGCAATCCCGATGGCGCCGAGAACGTGTACATCGCCACGGGGGATTCCGGACAGGGCATGACGCACGGCACCATCGCCGGCATGCTGCTGACGGACATGATCACGGGACGGCTCAACGATTGGGAAACGCTTTACGATCCGCACCGCGTGTCCCTGCGCGCGCGACCGATCGAGCAATTCGTGAAGGAAAACGCCGACGTCGCGTTGCAGTACGTGAAGGATTACCTGCGGCCCGACCCGACTGACGCGAACGATCTAACGCCGGGCGAGGGCCGCGTCGTTCGGCGTGGCGTGCACAAGATTGCCGCCTATCGCGACGACGACGGAGAGCTCCACGAATGCTCGGCGGTGTGTACGCATCTCAAGTGCATCGTGGGCTGGAACAGTGCCGAAAAGACGTGGGACTGTCCGTGTCACGGGTCGCGATTCGACCCGTACGGCAAGGTGATCACCGGTCCCGCGCTCACCGATCTGGAAAAGGTTTCGGAATAA
- a CDS encoding NAD-dependent epimerase/dehydratase family protein — MIVAITGANGFIGRHLCERFAVAGSEARPVVRADYEHGRLAEKLRGADVIVHAAGATRAATRAGLVRSNVDLTAATLRAAEAAKVERFVFVSSQAAAGPASSRDVPVDEDDAPAPIETYGRAKLAAESRVRSSAIPWTIVRPAAVYGPRDRDFLALFRFASHGIAIHPGNREHWISIAHVTDVANGIFCAATSPAAESGTYFIANDEPVQWRGLFALAANAAGREIAADAEIPSAVVGLGAALGDVIAKIRGRAGLLTSEKVALSRAPFWICSNARARSELGFGPAVSLHDGLRETYVWYRQAGWL, encoded by the coding sequence ATGATCGTCGCCATCACGGGCGCCAACGGGTTCATCGGCCGGCATCTCTGCGAGCGCTTCGCCGTCGCCGGGTCCGAAGCGCGTCCGGTCGTTCGCGCAGACTACGAGCACGGTCGACTGGCCGAGAAGCTGCGCGGCGCCGATGTGATCGTCCACGCGGCGGGCGCGACCCGCGCGGCGACGCGCGCAGGTCTCGTGCGGTCCAACGTCGACCTGACCGCGGCGACGCTGCGCGCGGCCGAAGCGGCGAAGGTCGAACGATTCGTCTTCGTGTCCTCGCAAGCGGCGGCCGGGCCCGCATCGTCTCGAGACGTTCCCGTCGACGAAGACGACGCGCCCGCGCCGATCGAGACGTACGGCCGCGCCAAACTCGCGGCGGAGTCCCGTGTGCGATCGTCGGCGATTCCGTGGACGATCGTACGGCCGGCGGCCGTGTACGGCCCGCGCGATCGCGACTTTCTCGCGCTGTTCCGATTTGCGAGTCACGGCATCGCGATTCATCCAGGGAACCGCGAGCATTGGATTTCGATCGCGCACGTAACCGATGTCGCGAACGGAATTTTCTGCGCCGCGACGAGTCCCGCGGCGGAGAGCGGCACGTACTTCATCGCCAACGACGAACCAGTACAGTGGCGTGGGCTGTTTGCACTCGCGGCCAACGCAGCAGGTCGCGAGATCGCCGCCGACGCCGAGATACCGTCGGCGGTGGTCGGCCTCGGGGCGGCGCTCGGCGACGTGATCGCGAAGATTCGTGGACGCGCCGGATTGCTGACTTCGGAGAAAGTCGCGCTGAGCCGCGCTCCGTTCTGGATCTGCTCGAATGCGCGCGCGCGAAGCGAGCTTGGATTTGGCCCGGCCGTCTCGCTTCATGACGGGCTCCGCGAGACTTACGTTTGGTACCGGCAGGCCGGTTGGCTCTGA